The Mustelus asterias chromosome 18, sMusAst1.hap1.1, whole genome shotgun sequence genome has a window encoding:
- the tmx1 gene encoding thioredoxin-related transmembrane protein 1, giving the protein MRGGSLGKMAAAGRRPRFGAAPLLLLGLLATLPPALAKRSLVKIITDNNWRDILQGEWMVEFYAPWCPACQHLQSEWNEFAEWSDDLGVNVAKVDVTEQPGLSGRFIITALPTIYHCKDGEFRKYQGPRMKNDFIDFIDGKKWETIEPMYSWLRPSSFLMTSMSALFQLSMWIRHCHNYFTEVIGIPVWGSYGIFALITLFSGLALGLILVFVADCVLPSRRYRHQPHCSQKKVPPTKGMKPKDELFQEEDDETEDDLCSQAKESNRNAFEKAVLKDCGDYLQDAVRKRATEYTNRAGDS; this is encoded by the exons ATGCGCGGCGGCAGTCTGGGGAAGATGGCGGCGGCCGGTAGGCGGCCGAGGTTTGGAGCTGCTCCGCTGCTGCTGCTGGGCCTGTTAGCGACACTACCGCCTGCACTCGCCAAGCGCAGCTTGGTTAAAATCATCACCGACAACAACTGGAGAGACATCCTGCAGGGAGAGTGGATGGTGGAGTT CTATGCCCCCTGGTGTCCTGCCTGCCAACATCTTCAGTCTGAGTGGAATGAGTTTGCAGAGTGGAGTGATGACCTGGGTGTCAATGTTGCCAAAGTGGATGTAACCGAGCAGCCAG GTTTGAGTGGTCGCTTCATTATTACTGCTCTTCCTACAATATACCA CTGTAAGGATGGCGAGTTTAGAAAGTACCAAGGCCCTAGAATGAAGAATGACTTTATTGACTTTATAGATGGAAAGAAATGGGAAACCATAGAACCAATGTATTCTTGGTTAAGACCTTCCTCTTTTTT GATGACTAGCATGTCAGCATTATTTCAGCTGTCCATGTGGATTCGT caTTGTCATAATTACTTCACTGAAGTTATCGGCATACCAGTTTGGGGATCATATGGCATTTTTGCTTTGATAACACTTTTTTCCGGTCTTGCACTTGGACTG ATTCTGGTCTTTGTGGCAGATTGTGTGTTACCATCTCGACGATATAggcatcaaccacattgttctCAAA aaaaagtGCCACCAACCAAAGGAATGAAACCAAAGGATGAGCTGTTTCAGGAAGAGGATGATGAAACTGAAGATGATCTGTGCTCACAAGCAAAAGAGAGCAATAGGAACGCATTTGAGAAGGCTGTGCTGAAGGATTGTGGAGATTACTTGCAGGATGCTGTGAGAAAACGTGCGACGGAGTACACCAATAGAGCTGGTGATTCTTGA